In Candidatus Aegiribacteria sp., the DNA window ATAGAAGAAGAAACAGAAGGAAGCCCTTTGCCTGCTCTGGGATCTATTGGACCTAATCCGTTTTCATCCGACTTATACATCTCTTACAGCACACCGGAGCAGACCAATGTACAGCTGACGATTTTTGATCTCTCCGGAAGAGTGATTGAAATAATTGTCAGTGACCAGCTCCCTGCGGGATCGCATACAGCGATGTGGAACCCATCACAGGACACACCAGACGGCTGCTATCTGGTCGTACTTGATGCCTGTGGACATCATGAATCAGGAAAATGCCTTAAGCTGAACTGACTTTCGGGCTGAATGAAATAACAGGGATACCTCTTTCCACACATCACAATATTCCTCTCTACCGAAGTGAATACAATCTCAGTAGTCAGCACAGCGAATGTACCAAATTTAGATTAGCGCTTCACTGAAGATTCATGTAGCACTTGTCGGATTAAAGGAATTTCTTCATTATTTGTTCGATGAGAAAGTAAATGATACAATATCGATTACTGATTACAAAGGTGGAAAGTATGCTACCAGTTTCGTTTTTTCAATAATGTTATTGCTTATTGTGAGCGTTCCGGTAACCGCTGATTCAGGATAGTATTCTGATTATTTACTTCTGATAGACGACACTAACTGCTGCTTTGGGGATGATTTTGTAATGAATGGACCTTTCAGAAGTAATGGTGATCTTCTGATACTCAGCAACACTCCCGGACGCGATAACGATCCGTGGTTCTACACACTTACCACCGCATCGGATTCCATATACACTTTCTTACCTGATACTTCTGTGATGATCTCATCGATCCTGCCTCACCCGCCGGGAACGTACCTCTGGGTGGAACCATGCGAACTGATGTGCCAGGGACCTCCGTGGTTCAATCTGGGAGCGGACACAATTCCTTTCGGGTCCGACAATGTAAACTGGTGTAAATGCCCGACCGCAGAAGTAAATGGAGGATGATATGAGTTGTGTAACTCTTCTTGTAGCGCTCCTGATATCGAATACCAGCCTTACTATTATTCATCCGGAAAATGGTGAAACCTATAGCGATGACAGGCTTGATATCAGAGTTATTGTAGAAAATGAAAATGAGCTGCCCGACTCTGTTCACTACTCCCTCAACGGACAATCAGTTGTTGATATTCCCAGGTTGAACACCGACTGGTACACCTACATGGCGAACGACAACCGTACCGGCTATTCGGAGTCACCGGCCCCGCACGATAACACTATTCTCTGGACCGCTCCGATAAGTGGCACTTATCATGAGTTTGTCTCTCCTGTAATTGTCAACAGCAGGGTTTACTTTGCCTCTGAGGAAGATGAGATAGCATACTGCCTGAGTGCTGCTACCGGAGAAGAGATCTGGCGGTTCGAGAACATAGGCGATGAAATTGATGATGCAATGCATGTAAAGGACAATATGGTTTACCTGGCTTCTGACTCGATTTGGTGCCTGGATGCCCTTACCGGCGCAAAGATATGGTCTTTCGGAGACAGCTTCAGCAGGTTTTCCGGACCTCCGGTTCCTCATAATGGAAGATTGTTTGTGGATGGTAACTTTGTTTACAGCCTGGATGCTGCTACCGGAGATGAAATTTGGAAATCCTCGGATACTCTTCTGAGCGTGAGCAGCATGACAGCCTGGAACGGTCTGCTTTTTGTCTCCGTTCCAGTGCCCAGGAGATGGAATGAAGGTTCCCTGTATGCGCTTGATACCAGTACCGGTGAAATCGTATGGGCCAACAAGTGTGGAAATATATGGGATTCATCTCCCGTTGTAGCAGACGGTACGATCTACATAGGCACAATGACCGGTTCTCTATTCGCTATTGATGCCGCAACAGGAACTACTGTCTGGGAATCGTCACAGTTCACATACATAGAATCAAC includes these proteins:
- a CDS encoding PQQ-binding-like beta-propeller repeat protein, whose protein sequence is MSCVTLLVALLISNTSLTIIHPENGETYSDDRLDIRVIVENENELPDSVHYSLNGQSVVDIPRLNTDWYTYMANDNRTGYSESPAPHDNTILWTAPISGTYHEFVSPVIVNSRVYFASEEDEIAYCLSAATGEEIWRFENIGDEIDDAMHVKDNMVYLASDSIWCLDALTGAKIWSFGDSFSRFSGPPVPHNGRLFVDGNFVYSLDAATGDEIWKSSDTLLSVSSMTAWNGLLFVSVPVPRRWNEGSLYALDTSTGEIVWANKCGNIWDSSPVVADGTIYIGTMTGSLFAIDAATGTTVWESSQFTYIESTPAIHEGSILFGNLERSIYSVDRSNGDIQWEYEIPTGDYLHGSPGVADGLVFWGDCQRMTVDSIATIHAVDIRSGTEVWSYDTCGGFNGIQSSPAITDGVMYIAATDGNLYAFGTGLKYSYHDNIFVNAGTRELIVTAYYEGSAFAADTIRFKVIEPSY